The following coding sequences lie in one Zingiber officinale cultivar Zhangliang chromosome 2B, Zo_v1.1, whole genome shotgun sequence genomic window:
- the LOC122044939 gene encoding probable LRR receptor-like serine/threonine-protein kinase At4g29180 isoform X1, with protein sequence MFVQISVNSSCSLFLSKVLVALNVTRHIEATIAQKTEHGPHLQVDGEKFTFNHLQVITNDFAQVIGKGAFATFYLGHSDELKLQSKCIHDLLHSRPKNLNEARQLLRIHHRNVVSLLGYCRDETFLALVYEYMPHGSLKDHFQGKTGIDQEYGELYYASGLDYLHGGCMPPIIHRDLKTYNILLGEKLEAELTDYGISKSFNNNTDVTASKWLEPQDTLTLSSIKLTSLWRRVTYIASEWSLWS encoded by the exons ATGTTTGTCCAAATTTCTGTAAATTCATCTTGTTCCTTATTTTTGTCAAAAGTTTTGGTTGCGTTGAATGTGACACGGCATATTGAAGCAACCATAGCTCAGAAAACTGAACATGGACCACATCTGCAAGTTGATGGTGAGAAATTCACTTTCAATCATCTGCAAGTAATTACTAACGACTTTGCTCAAGTCATTGGGAAAGGGGCTTTTGCGACATTCTATCTAGGTCATTCGGACGAACTCAAGTTGCAGTCAAAGTGCATTCATGATTTACTTCACAGCAGACCCAAGAATTTGAATGAG GCAAGGCAGCTACTAAGGATTCATCATAGGAATGTTGTTTCTCTTCTGGGTTACTGCAGAGATGAAACTTTTTTAGCTCTTGTTTATGAGTACATGCCCCATGGAAGCCTCAAAGATCATTTCCAAG GTAAAACAGGCATTGATCAGGAATATGGAGAGTTATACTATGCAAGTG GACTTGACTATCTCCACGGAGGATGCATGCCGCCTATAATACATAGAGATTTGAAGACCTATAATATTCTTTTAGGTGAAAAACTTGAGGCCGAACTAACAGACTATGGGATATCTAAATCTTTCAATAATAACACAGATGTCACCGCCTCGAAATGGTTGGAACCCCAGGATACACTGACCCTGA GTTCCATAAAACTTACCAGCTTATGGAGAAGAGTGACATATATAGCTTCGGAGTGGTCCCTCTGGAGCTAA
- the LOC122044939 gene encoding probable LRR receptor-like serine/threonine-protein kinase At1g51860 isoform X3: MFVQISVNSSCSLFLSKVLVALNVTRHIEATIAQKTEHGPHLQVDGHSDELKLQSKCIHDLLHSRPKNLNEARQLLRIHHRNVVSLLGYCRDETFLALVYEYMPHGSLKDHFQGKTGIDQEYGELYYASGLDYLHGGCMPPIIHRDLKTYNILLGEKLEAELTDYGISKSFNNNTDVTASKWLEPQDTLTLSSIKLTSLWRRVTYIASEWSLWS, translated from the exons ATGTTTGTCCAAATTTCTGTAAATTCATCTTGTTCCTTATTTTTGTCAAAAGTTTTGGTTGCGTTGAATGTGACACGGCATATTGAAGCAACCATAGCTCAGAAAACTGAACATGGACCACATCTGCAAGTTGATG GTCATTCGGACGAACTCAAGTTGCAGTCAAAGTGCATTCATGATTTACTTCACAGCAGACCCAAGAATTTGAATGAG GCAAGGCAGCTACTAAGGATTCATCATAGGAATGTTGTTTCTCTTCTGGGTTACTGCAGAGATGAAACTTTTTTAGCTCTTGTTTATGAGTACATGCCCCATGGAAGCCTCAAAGATCATTTCCAAG GTAAAACAGGCATTGATCAGGAATATGGAGAGTTATACTATGCAAGTG GACTTGACTATCTCCACGGAGGATGCATGCCGCCTATAATACATAGAGATTTGAAGACCTATAATATTCTTTTAGGTGAAAAACTTGAGGCCGAACTAACAGACTATGGGATATCTAAATCTTTCAATAATAACACAGATGTCACCGCCTCGAAATGGTTGGAACCCCAGGATACACTGACCCTGA GTTCCATAAAACTTACCAGCTTATGGAGAAGAGTGACATATATAGCTTCGGAGTGGTCCCTCTGGAGCTAA
- the LOC122044939 gene encoding leucine-rich repeat receptor-like serine/threonine-protein kinase At2g14510 isoform X4: protein MFVQISVNSSCSLFLSKVLVALNVTRHIEATIAQKTEHGPHLQVDGEKFTFNHLQVITNDFAQVIGKGAFATFYLGHSDELKLQSKCIHDLLHSRPKNLNEARQLLRIHHRNVVSLLGYCRDETFLALVYEYMPHGSLKDHFQGKTGIDQEYGELYYASGSIKLTSLWRRVTYIASEWSLWS from the exons ATGTTTGTCCAAATTTCTGTAAATTCATCTTGTTCCTTATTTTTGTCAAAAGTTTTGGTTGCGTTGAATGTGACACGGCATATTGAAGCAACCATAGCTCAGAAAACTGAACATGGACCACATCTGCAAGTTGATGGTGAGAAATTCACTTTCAATCATCTGCAAGTAATTACTAACGACTTTGCTCAAGTCATTGGGAAAGGGGCTTTTGCGACATTCTATCTAGGTCATTCGGACGAACTCAAGTTGCAGTCAAAGTGCATTCATGATTTACTTCACAGCAGACCCAAGAATTTGAATGAG GCAAGGCAGCTACTAAGGATTCATCATAGGAATGTTGTTTCTCTTCTGGGTTACTGCAGAGATGAAACTTTTTTAGCTCTTGTTTATGAGTACATGCCCCATGGAAGCCTCAAAGATCATTTCCAAG GTAAAACAGGCATTGATCAGGAATATGGAGAGTTATACTATGCAAGTG GTTCCATAAAACTTACCAGCTTATGGAGAAGAGTGACATATATAGCTTCGGAGTGGTCCCTCTGGAGCTAA
- the LOC122044939 gene encoding probable LRR receptor-like serine/threonine-protein kinase At4g29180 isoform X5: protein MFVQISVNSSCSLFLSKVLVALNVTRHIEATIAQKTEHGPHLQVDGEKFTFNHLQVITNDFAQVIGKGAFATFYLGHSDELKLQSKCIHDLLHSRPKNLNEARQLLRIHHRNVVSLLGYCRDETFLALVYEYMPHGSLKDHFQGIDQEYGELYYASGSIKLTSLWRRVTYIASEWSLWS, encoded by the exons ATGTTTGTCCAAATTTCTGTAAATTCATCTTGTTCCTTATTTTTGTCAAAAGTTTTGGTTGCGTTGAATGTGACACGGCATATTGAAGCAACCATAGCTCAGAAAACTGAACATGGACCACATCTGCAAGTTGATGGTGAGAAATTCACTTTCAATCATCTGCAAGTAATTACTAACGACTTTGCTCAAGTCATTGGGAAAGGGGCTTTTGCGACATTCTATCTAGGTCATTCGGACGAACTCAAGTTGCAGTCAAAGTGCATTCATGATTTACTTCACAGCAGACCCAAGAATTTGAATGAG GCAAGGCAGCTACTAAGGATTCATCATAGGAATGTTGTTTCTCTTCTGGGTTACTGCAGAGATGAAACTTTTTTAGCTCTTGTTTATGAGTACATGCCCCATGGAAGCCTCAAAGATCATTTCCAAG GCATTGATCAGGAATATGGAGAGTTATACTATGCAAGTG GTTCCATAAAACTTACCAGCTTATGGAGAAGAGTGACATATATAGCTTCGGAGTGGTCCCTCTGGAGCTAA
- the LOC122044939 gene encoding probable LRR receptor-like serine/threonine-protein kinase At4g29180 isoform X2, which translates to MFVQISVNSSCSLFLSKVLVALNVTRHIEATIAQKTEHGPHLQVDGEKFTFNHLQVITNDFAQVIGKGAFATFYLGHSDELKLQSKCIHDLLHSRPKNLNEARQLLRIHHRNVVSLLGYCRDETFLALVYEYMPHGSLKDHFQGIDQEYGELYYASGLDYLHGGCMPPIIHRDLKTYNILLGEKLEAELTDYGISKSFNNNTDVTASKWLEPQDTLTLSSIKLTSLWRRVTYIASEWSLWS; encoded by the exons ATGTTTGTCCAAATTTCTGTAAATTCATCTTGTTCCTTATTTTTGTCAAAAGTTTTGGTTGCGTTGAATGTGACACGGCATATTGAAGCAACCATAGCTCAGAAAACTGAACATGGACCACATCTGCAAGTTGATGGTGAGAAATTCACTTTCAATCATCTGCAAGTAATTACTAACGACTTTGCTCAAGTCATTGGGAAAGGGGCTTTTGCGACATTCTATCTAGGTCATTCGGACGAACTCAAGTTGCAGTCAAAGTGCATTCATGATTTACTTCACAGCAGACCCAAGAATTTGAATGAG GCAAGGCAGCTACTAAGGATTCATCATAGGAATGTTGTTTCTCTTCTGGGTTACTGCAGAGATGAAACTTTTTTAGCTCTTGTTTATGAGTACATGCCCCATGGAAGCCTCAAAGATCATTTCCAAG GCATTGATCAGGAATATGGAGAGTTATACTATGCAAGTG GACTTGACTATCTCCACGGAGGATGCATGCCGCCTATAATACATAGAGATTTGAAGACCTATAATATTCTTTTAGGTGAAAAACTTGAGGCCGAACTAACAGACTATGGGATATCTAAATCTTTCAATAATAACACAGATGTCACCGCCTCGAAATGGTTGGAACCCCAGGATACACTGACCCTGA GTTCCATAAAACTTACCAGCTTATGGAGAAGAGTGACATATATAGCTTCGGAGTGGTCCCTCTGGAGCTAA